A DNA window from Methanobrevibacter wolinii SH contains the following coding sequences:
- the csm2 gene encoding type III-A CRISPR-associated protein Csm2 yields the protein MGRKNYGNKRHNRNFNKNNDNDEISDVIDNIKNLSMLSDMSVKDFADEGGYADIVAYNSGNLNTNQLRKFFGAVRLMEKKDDLTWEKIEPDFYILKPRLAVSAGRGNISKSFYNLMMATMKKVDVGNEEDKIKNFKIFVQFFESIVAYHKFYDSKKGKY from the coding sequence ATGGGAAGAAAAAATTATGGAAATAAAAGACATAATAGAAATTTTAATAAAAATAATGATAATGATGAAATCTCAGATGTCATTGATAATATTAAAAATTTAAGTATGTTATCAGACATGTCTGTAAAAGACTTTGCTGATGAAGGAGGATATGCAGATATTGTTGCTTATAATTCTGGAAATTTAAATACAAATCAATTAAGGAAATTTTTTGGTGCAGTACGTTTAATGGAGAAAAAGGATGATTTGACTTGGGAAAAAATTGAACCGGATTTTTATATTTTAAAACCAAGATTAGCAGTTTCTGCAGGTAGGGGAAATATTAGTAAAAGTTTTTATAATTTAATGATGGCAACAATGAAAAAAGTAGATGTAGGTAACGAAGAAGATAAGATAAAAAATTTTAAGATATTTGTACAATTCTTTGAATCTATTGTAGCTTATCATAAATTTTATGATAGTAAGAAAGGTAAATATTAG
- the csm4 gene encoding type III-A CRISPR-associated RAMP protein Csm4 — protein sequence MLIYLKPLSIFPELHSDTLFGAIVYAINELYPEITNDMISAFEDEPPFILSSTFPFIFNNNSDKDFKDTKKIKFFPKIIFPQSKDEENIKVNPKNYKEYKKVDFIEDSIFFKLNSGKLSESEILKDFKSYTRIKGLLLNKGTKINDNIQVSYGENIIPNNSINRITNETNDIFYTSGNEFKNIGLFFFVEFYDESYMPLVKGAIKFLRDRGFGKDISTGKGQFDYYIDDDYEIESEYEFNSDSKYNYFINLSRFIPNKEDLNHIDKNSNYEIGSKRGRSSSNEIRKQVRFFKEGSIFPQYEKYYGRIIKSGKINPAVEYGFAYPLKCINVNGGK from the coding sequence ATGTTAATTTATTTAAAACCTTTATCTATCTTCCCAGAACTTCATTCTGATACTTTATTTGGGGCAATCGTATATGCTATAAATGAGTTATATCCAGAAATAACTAATGATATGATTTCTGCATTTGAAGATGAACCACCATTTATTCTTTCTTCTACATTCCCATTTATATTCAATAATAATAGTGATAAAGATTTTAAGGATACTAAAAAAATTAAGTTCTTCCCTAAAATTATATTTCCACAATCAAAAGATGAGGAAAATATTAAAGTTAATCCTAAAAATTATAAAGAATATAAAAAAGTTGATTTTATAGAAGATAGTATATTTTTTAAATTAAATAGTGGAAAATTATCTGAAAGTGAAATCCTTAAAGATTTTAAATCATATACAAGGATTAAAGGTTTACTTTTAAATAAAGGCACTAAAATAAATGATAATATTCAAGTTAGTTATGGTGAAAATATTATTCCAAATAATTCTATTAATCGTATAACTAATGAAACAAATGATATATTTTATACTTCTGGTAATGAATTCAAAAACATTGGTTTATTCTTCTTTGTTGAATTTTATGATGAATCATATATGCCTCTTGTTAAAGGAGCAATAAAATTCTTAAGAGATAGAGGTTTTGGTAAAGATATATCTACTGGAAAAGGCCAATTTGATTATTATATTGATGATGATTATGAAATTGAATCTGAATATGAATTTAATTCTGATAGTAAATATAATTATTTTATTAATTTGTCTAGATTTATTCCAAATAAAGAAGATTTAAATCATATTGATAAAAATTCTAATTATGAAATTGGTTCAAAAAGAGGAAGAAGTTCATCTAATGAAATTAGAAAACAAGTTAGGTTCTTTAAAGAAGGTTCAATATTTCCACAATATGAAAAATATTATGGGAGAATAATAAAATCTGGAAAGATTAATCCTGCAGTTGAATATGGATTTGCATATCCTTTAAAATGTATTAATGTAAATGGAGGTAAATAA
- the cas10 gene encoding type III-A CRISPR-associated protein Cas10/Csm1, with translation MEKTDLEFASLLHDIGKFYQRTGHEHDSVYKKYSTDDFGFTGAHAKWSADFISHYWNENIVDLALYHHKPTKSKNKKLCDIVQIADHHSSAERVSRGDNEKGEVLKSLLISIFSEISIEGNKIIDEMYVPLKELKLNKNASTDIKTMNFNILKPISKEKMSGYNLRSEYKQLWIKFIKEMKKLSIYDFNTILALLKKYTSTIPSSAYVDNGDISLYDHSKTTSALATCRYLFSKDSKLKKTTNQNVYLAINGDISGIQNFIFKVSSPKEAQSGMSKRLRGRSLYLTLLCDAIADYIADALNLTKANILFCGGGRFTIIAPNTIDTKNKLNEIKNMINKKFIEKFNAELYFALVYNECSGEDLEEFGDITVKLSNKLAEDKKHKFIDNLDDVFDFDKEVKYQDLCSVCGKLYDKKGEKNICPDCKDNEELGQHVANADYMIKIYSKENIDKFKKYTSFDLLNIAYLFRKESKFLVDDIKKLAKDADRIEVVKLNDTDFLDLESEFDLDIRDKLSFSFGFLGNVVPNLGKYSDTTHPDMPLYFEHLAKISKGSNKLGLLKMDVDNLGRIFSEGFKNESNVNKRNIGKPSISRISTLSSQLDMFFSGIINDIASNYKAYTNLSDESLIEKFDDFELEIQNDSDDTVKETFTIYRKKSDACLSSSEKKSLEKYEIPTIHINYSGGDDLLVLGPYDDIISFAGELREKFKIWTCNNPSINLSAGINIISPKFPIGKAAIIAEDYLESSKSCGRNKITVFGETVNWDNDGKFKGFNDLYEFGCKLESYYNEKYISKSFVYSLLNLWKNNYDYKGLFSDSEKWDEDRYKRINTRRFVPLFKYKLRLIKNNEIKEDLDKSGLKFMPWIKIPASWFSLRMR, from the coding sequence ATGGAGAAAACTGATTTAGAATTTGCATCATTACTACATGATATTGGTAAATTTTATCAGAGAACTGGACATGAACATGATTCAGTGTATAAAAAATATTCTACTGATGATTTTGGTTTTACTGGTGCTCATGCTAAATGGTCTGCAGATTTTATAAGTCATTATTGGAATGAAAATATTGTAGATTTGGCTTTGTATCATCATAAACCAACAAAATCAAAGAATAAAAAATTATGTGATATTGTTCAGATTGCTGATCATCATTCCTCTGCTGAAAGGGTTTCAAGAGGGGATAATGAAAAAGGAGAAGTTTTAAAATCATTACTTATTTCTATATTTTCTGAAATTTCAATTGAAGGAAATAAGATTATTGATGAAATGTATGTTCCTTTAAAAGAATTGAAATTAAATAAAAATGCAAGTACTGATATTAAAACTATGAATTTTAATATCTTAAAACCGATTTCTAAAGAAAAGATGTCTGGATATAATTTAAGAAGTGAATATAAACAATTATGGATTAAGTTCATTAAAGAAATGAAAAAATTAAGTATATATGATTTTAATACAATTTTAGCATTACTTAAAAAATATACTTCCACGATACCTTCTTCCGCATATGTTGATAATGGGGATATATCTTTATATGATCACTCTAAAACAACTTCTGCTTTAGCTACTTGTAGATATTTATTTAGTAAAGATTCAAAACTTAAAAAAACTACTAATCAAAATGTTTATTTGGCAATTAATGGGGATATTTCAGGAATTCAAAATTTTATTTTCAAAGTATCTTCACCTAAAGAAGCTCAAAGTGGTATGAGTAAAAGATTAAGAGGAAGATCTTTATACTTAACATTACTTTGTGACGCAATTGCGGATTATATTGCAGATGCATTAAATCTTACAAAAGCAAATATTCTTTTCTGTGGGGGTGGAAGATTTACAATTATTGCACCTAATACAATTGATACTAAAAATAAGCTTAATGAAATTAAAAATATGATAAATAAAAAGTTTATTGAAAAATTTAATGCAGAATTATATTTTGCTCTTGTTTATAATGAATGTTCTGGAGAAGATCTTGAAGAATTCGGTGATATTACAGTTAAATTATCAAATAAATTAGCAGAAGATAAAAAACATAAATTTATTGATAATTTAGATGATGTATTTGATTTTGATAAAGAAGTCAAATATCAAGATTTATGTTCTGTTTGTGGTAAACTTTATGATAAAAAAGGTGAAAAGAATATTTGTCCAGATTGTAAGGATAATGAAGAATTAGGACAACATGTAGCAAATGCAGATTATATGATTAAAATTTATTCTAAAGAAAATATAGATAAATTTAAAAAATATACATCATTTGATTTGTTAAATATCGCTTATTTATTTAGAAAAGAATCTAAATTTTTGGTTGATGATATTAAGAAACTTGCTAAAGATGCTGATAGAATTGAAGTTGTTAAATTAAATGATACTGATTTTCTGGATTTGGAATCTGAATTTGATTTAGATATCCGAGATAAACTTTCTTTTAGTTTTGGTTTCTTAGGTAATGTAGTACCAAACCTTGGTAAATATTCAGATACTACACATCCTGATATGCCTTTATACTTTGAACATTTAGCAAAAATTAGTAAAGGTTCAAATAAATTAGGATTATTGAAAATGGATGTGGATAATTTAGGTAGAATATTTTCAGAAGGGTTTAAGAATGAATCTAATGTTAATAAACGTAATATTGGTAAACCAAGTATTTCTAGAATTTCTACATTAAGTTCTCAATTAGACATGTTCTTTTCAGGTATTATAAATGATATTGCATCTAATTATAAAGCATATACTAATTTAAGTGATGAAAGTCTTATAGAAAAATTTGATGACTTTGAACTTGAAATTCAAAACGATTCTGATGATACAGTAAAGGAAACATTTACTATTTATAGAAAAAAATCAGATGCATGTCTTAGTTCTAGTGAAAAAAAATCTTTAGAAAAATATGAGATTCCAACAATTCATATTAACTACTCTGGTGGGGATGATTTACTTGTTTTAGGGCCTTATGATGATATTATTTCATTTGCAGGTGAATTAAGAGAAAAATTTAAAATATGGACTTGTAATAATCCTTCAATAAATTTATCTGCAGGAATAAATATTATTTCACCTAAATTCCCAATTGGAAAAGCAGCTATTATTGCTGAAGATTATTTGGAATCTTCTAAATCTTGTGGTAGAAATAAAATTACAGTTTTTGGTGAAACTGTTAATTGGGATAATGATGGTAAATTTAAAGGTTTCAATGATTTATATGAATTTGGATGCAAACTTGAATCATATTATAATGAAAAATATATATCAAAAAGTTTTGTTTATTCTTTATTAAATTTATGGAAAAATAATTATGATTATAAAGGATTGTTTAGTGATTCTGAAAAATGGGATGAAGATAGATATAAACGTATAAATACTAGGCGTTTTGTACCTTTATTTAAATATAAATTAAGATTAATTAAAAATAATGAGATTAAAGAAGATTTGGATAAAAGTGGACTTAAATTTATGCCTTGGATTAAAATTCCAGCATCTTGGTTTAGTTTAAGAATGAGGTGA
- a CDS encoding queuosine precursor transporter gives MDTHFDYTEKRIIISAFFCVAFIISNLITVKIIDVKFLGMEVPAGVLIYPLVYVLTNVITEVYGEKAAHRTLILGLCTDILFVFMTTLQLVLPSPAYYQGNAALAFVFTQTPRILVASYVSYIIGNLVNARLTAIVNRGTSHLTIKNLGAIATGELVDNIIFIGLAFIFAVPIVDVVIMIITHWLLSLVWICIAQPFTERTVKWAREDAPAEA, from the coding sequence ATGGATACACATTTTGATTATACTGAAAAGAGAATAATCATTTCAGCATTTTTCTGTGTAGCTTTTATTATCTCAAACTTAATTACTGTAAAAATTATTGACGTTAAATTTTTAGGTATGGAAGTACCTGCAGGTGTATTGATCTATCCACTTGTATATGTTTTAACTAATGTAATTACAGAAGTTTACGGAGAAAAAGCAGCTCATAGAACTTTAATTTTAGGTTTATGTACTGATATATTATTTGTTTTCATGACTACTTTACAATTAGTTTTACCATCTCCTGCATACTATCAAGGAAATGCTGCTTTAGCATTTGTATTTACCCAAACACCAAGAATCTTAGTTGCTTCTTATGTCAGTTATATTATTGGTAACCTTGTAAATGCAAGATTAACTGCAATTGTAAATCGTGGAACAAGTCATTTAACCATTAAAAACTTAGGTGCTATTGCTACTGGAGAATTAGTAGATAATATTATCTTCATTGGTTTAGCATTTATATTTGCAGTACCTATTGTTGATGTTGTAATAATGATTATTACTCACTGGTTACTTAGTTTAGTCTGGATTTGTATTGCTCAACCATTTACTGAAAGAACTGTTAAATGGGCAAGAGAAGATGCACCAGCAGAAGCTTAA
- the cas2 gene encoding CRISPR-associated endonuclease Cas2 codes for MLIFVMYDISDTPTRSNFIKRLRYYGLRRIQKSVFSGMLSIDERFDLAEEFELYLSSDHDSIILIPLCENCNESIFIEGDLKLPKNEEYAIL; via the coding sequence ATGTTAATATTTGTTATGTATGATATATCTGATACACCTACACGTTCAAATTTTATTAAACGATTAAGATATTATGGATTAAGAAGAATTCAAAAATCTGTTTTTTCAGGTATGTTAAGTATTGATGAAAGATTTGATTTAGCTGAAGAATTTGAATTATATTTATCATCTGATCATGATAGTATTATACTTATTCCATTATGTGAAAATTGTAATGAATCTATTTTTATTGAAGGTGATTTAAAATTACCTAAAAATGAAGAGTATGCTATTTTATAA
- the csm3 gene encoding type III-A CRISPR-associated RAMP protein Csm3 — MFKENYVISGKIICETGLHIGGSNDNIDIGGSDNVIIRDVVSDLPFIPGSSLKGKLRSLYELNDKKSSESVLENNGGPAVDEECNAAKIFGISADTDNKLKFPTRLIVRDSFPSEESIELWKNHDDIVRGTELKYENNINRLNANATPRNIERVPKGSSFDFEMVFSVYDGDDNNLIGVFEAMRLLEDNYLGSSGTRGSGKIKFSNITLVKRDKDYYRYDEDEKTIVENVELSEVINKVNNKDS; from the coding sequence ATGTTTAAAGAAAATTATGTTATTAGTGGAAAAATTATTTGTGAAACTGGACTTCATATAGGTGGATCTAATGATAATATTGATATTGGTGGTTCAGATAATGTAATTATAAGGGATGTTGTTTCAGATTTACCTTTTATTCCAGGTTCTTCTCTTAAAGGTAAACTTCGATCATTATATGAATTGAATGATAAAAAATCTTCAGAAAGTGTTTTAGAAAATAATGGCGGTCCTGCAGTTGATGAAGAATGTAATGCTGCAAAGATTTTTGGAATTTCTGCAGATACTGATAATAAATTAAAATTTCCTACAAGACTTATTGTTAGAGATTCATTTCCTAGTGAGGAATCTATTGAATTGTGGAAAAATCATGACGACATTGTTCGTGGAACTGAATTAAAATATGAAAATAATATTAATCGTTTAAATGCTAATGCTACTCCAAGAAACATCGAAAGAGTTCCAAAAGGTTCTTCATTTGATTTTGAAATGGTATTTTCAGTTTATGATGGTGATGATAATAATCTTATTGGTGTATTTGAGGCAATGCGTCTTTTAGAAGATAACTATTTGGGAAGTAGTGGTACTAGAGGTTCAGGTAAAATTAAATTTTCTAATATAACTCTTGTTAAAAGAGACAAAGATTATTATAGATATGATGAGGATGAAAAAACTATAGTTGAAAATGTGGAACTTTCTGAAGTAATAAATAAAGTTAATAATAAAGATTCTTAG
- the csm5 gene encoding type III-A CRISPR-associated RAMP protein Csm5 produces the protein MSNNLYNFTLKTLSPIHIDDGKSYTPAEFAYSKAKVNGKNEKIIKRIDLVKFYMSLNDDEKDKFLEDLTNPNFKLKSKDLKNRGKCSRYNCIDRTKTREKNIPIKEILEHVKTSDKLYIPGSSIKGSIKTAIFYNLVNKNDIYRIQNILKNGHIIKREYNRFVDSYFSAPRGNSAQKSIFRFMQIPDTDNIINIPRIYESWTVMATPDSRKHEFYSVKGNKVRTFLEAIPKNKVFNSSINITYDSKFYKSLDVDDKKDILNIDNIKTSIFKFSRDLIEYEWDFADEYGIDYLYKFYKKISKLNTKDSPLLRIGSGSGLMGTTILMKIKEYDYERFSDIQKTFKKQYDYEFPKSRKITSQGEPFGWTQLNFK, from the coding sequence ATGTCAAATAATTTATATAATTTTACTTTAAAAACATTAAGCCCTATACATATTGATGATGGTAAATCTTATACTCCTGCAGAATTTGCATATTCCAAAGCTAAAGTTAATGGAAAAAATGAAAAAATAATAAAGAGAATTGATTTAGTGAAATTTTACATGTCTTTAAATGATGATGAAAAGGATAAATTTTTAGAAGATTTAACTAATCCTAATTTTAAATTAAAAAGTAAAGACTTAAAAAATAGAGGAAAATGCTCAAGATATAATTGTATTGACAGGACTAAAACTAGAGAAAAAAATATTCCAATTAAAGAAATTCTTGAACATGTTAAGACTTCTGATAAATTATATATTCCAGGGTCATCTATTAAGGGATCTATTAAAACAGCTATTTTCTATAATTTAGTTAATAAAAATGATATTTATAGAATTCAAAATATTCTTAAAAATGGTCATATTATTAAAAGAGAATATAATAGGTTTGTAGATTCCTATTTTTCTGCACCTCGTGGAAATTCTGCTCAGAAAAGTATTTTTAGATTTATGCAAATTCCAGATACTGATAATATTATAAATATTCCTAGAATTTACGAGTCATGGACTGTAATGGCAACTCCAGATAGTAGAAAACATGAATTTTATTCAGTAAAAGGTAATAAGGTAAGAACTTTCTTAGAGGCAATACCAAAAAATAAGGTGTTTAATTCAAGTATTAATATAACTTATGATTCTAAATTTTATAAAAGTTTAGATGTTGATGATAAAAAGGATATTTTAAATATTGACAATATTAAAACTTCAATATTTAAATTTAGTAGAGATTTAATTGAATATGAATGGGATTTTGCAGATGAATATGGTATTGATTATTTATATAAATTTTATAAGAAAATAAGTAAATTAAATACTAAAGATTCACCTCTTTTAAGAATTGGTTCTGGTTCTGGTTTAATGGGAACTACTATTTTAATGAAGATTAAAGAATATGATTATGAAAGATTTTCAGATATTCAAAAAACATTTAAAAAACAATATGACTATGAATTTCCTAAATCTAGAAAAATAACTTCACAAGGAGAGCCATTTGGTTGGACTCAATTAAATTTTAAATAA
- a CDS encoding CRISPR-associated endonuclease Cas6, whose protein sequence is MKINTSYLVFKTDKPVTCEASKLRGFIGNKFKNQTLFHNHYGNNKFLYSYPLIQYKIINGQASILGIEEGADLLKEISSEIKELKLDKTYYVDEKIIYDKEYDINTSNEEYHYKFISPWLALNTKNYQKYKSMSNWRESKLFLNNILVGNILSMSKGLGIIVNRHLYIKSHLDTVSTKYKSVNMIGFTGEFKVRFKIPDFFGFGKGVSQGFGTIKRINIDE, encoded by the coding sequence TTGAAAATTAATACAAGTTACCTAGTATTTAAAACAGATAAGCCAGTTACTTGTGAAGCTAGTAAACTTAGAGGATTTATTGGAAATAAATTTAAAAATCAAACTCTTTTTCATAATCATTATGGTAATAATAAATTTTTATATAGTTATCCTCTTATTCAATATAAAATTATTAATGGACAAGCTAGTATTTTAGGTATTGAAGAAGGTGCTGACTTATTAAAAGAAATTTCTTCAGAAATTAAAGAATTAAAACTAGATAAAACATATTATGTTGATGAAAAAATAATTTATGATAAAGAATATGATATTAACACAAGTAATGAAGAATATCATTATAAATTTATTTCACCTTGGCTTGCATTAAATACTAAAAATTATCAGAAATATAAGAGTATGTCAAACTGGAGGGAAAGTAAATTATTTTTAAACAATATTTTAGTTGGTAATATTCTTTCAATGAGTAAAGGTTTAGGTATTATTGTAAATAGACATCTTTATATTAAATCTCATTTAGATACTGTTTCCACTAAATATAAATCTGTAAATATGATTGGATTTACTGGAGAATTTAAAGTTAGATTTAAAATACCGGATTTCTTTGGTTTTGGAAAAGGAGTAAGTCAAGGTTTTGGTACTATAAAAAGAATAAATATTGATGAATAA
- a CDS encoding TIGR02710 family CRISPR-associated CARF protein, translating into MSDKKILVLSVGGSPEPLIISINTFKPDAVYFIHSKETLETIKNVVSEVPFEFSYKTKLIENPESLQESFDKSREVLLELNKEEYNIHIDFTGGTKPMVAGLILASTGDKYIDSCEYTYVGSKAMEGARDKNGVGIVKNGFEMIKPQKDPFETYAILEFNRGKDFFNNYQFEASLKNFKDAKSKLDDGSLKDLAEFYINLVNLYQSWDKFNSKLIVYNEKLDKNEKFKLSTYLQKEIIEKCPKKSLMKDFRNFDEFYKQLENNLKFLRLKLSNNVQKGIVYYLPDLLNNARRKIDMGAYDDGVARLYRSIELIAQLELNKLGLIDKNKLRDNHVFYINREQFNLETMDHTKAKEQVSKWHIKDYEEREDTFKLALVKSFTLLKLFDIQLARDYFADRELESAVKNKRNNSILAHGLEPLSKESANDFYDRVLSYAIRAYPDIEKYMELAKFPKLE; encoded by the coding sequence ATGTCAGATAAAAAAATTTTAGTTTTAAGTGTTGGGGGTTCTCCAGAACCTTTAATCATTTCTATTAATACATTTAAACCAGATGCAGTTTATTTTATTCATTCAAAAGAAACATTAGAAACAATTAAAAATGTTGTATCTGAAGTTCCCTTTGAATTTTCATATAAAACTAAATTAATTGAAAATCCGGAAAGTCTTCAAGAATCATTTGATAAGTCAAGAGAAGTTCTTCTAGAATTAAATAAAGAAGAATATAATATTCATATTGATTTTACTGGTGGAACTAAACCTATGGTTGCAGGTTTAATCCTTGCTTCAACTGGTGATAAATATATTGACTCATGTGAATATACATATGTTGGTTCAAAAGCAATGGAAGGTGCACGTGATAAGAATGGTGTAGGTATTGTTAAAAATGGTTTTGAAATGATTAAACCTCAAAAAGATCCATTTGAAACATATGCTATTTTAGAGTTTAATCGTGGAAAAGATTTTTTTAATAATTATCAATTTGAAGCTTCTCTTAAGAATTTTAAAGATGCAAAATCAAAACTTGATGATGGTTCTTTAAAAGATTTAGCAGAATTTTATATAAATTTAGTTAATTTATATCAAAGCTGGGATAAATTTAATTCTAAACTTATTGTATATAATGAAAAATTAGATAAAAATGAAAAATTTAAATTATCTACTTATCTACAAAAAGAAATAATTGAAAAATGTCCTAAAAAAAGTTTGATGAAAGATTTTAGGAATTTTGATGAATTTTATAAACAATTAGAAAATAATTTAAAATTTTTAAGATTAAAATTAAGTAATAATGTTCAAAAAGGTATAGTTTATTATCTTCCCGATTTATTAAACAATGCTCGTCGTAAAATTGATATGGGTGCATATGATGATGGTGTTGCAAGATTATATCGTTCTATAGAATTAATTGCTCAACTTGAACTTAATAAATTGGGTTTAATTGATAAAAATAAATTAAGGGACAACCATGTTTTTTACATTAATAGGGAACAATTTAATCTTGAAACTATGGATCATACGAAAGCTAAAGAACAAGTATCAAAATGGCATATAAAAGATTATGAGGAACGTGAGGATACTTTCAAATTAGCCTTGGTTAAAAGTTTCACACTACTTAAATTATTTGATATTCAATTAGCTAGAGATTACTTTGCAGATAGAGAACTTGAAAGTGCTGTTAAAAATAAAAGGAATAACTCTATTTTAGCACATGGTTTGGAACCATTAAGCAAAGAATCTGCTAATGATTTCTATGATAGGGTTTTATCATATGCAATTAGGGCATATCCTGATATTGAAAAGTATATGGAACTTGCAAAATTCCCTAAACTTGAATAA